One window of Podarcis raffonei isolate rPodRaf1 chromosome 15, rPodRaf1.pri, whole genome shotgun sequence genomic DNA carries:
- the SCARF1 gene encoding scavenger receptor class F member 1 isoform X3, whose protein sequence is MERWALPLFLCLQALGLGVGSSSPDLDPSGRNVCRSSSHPPVFTCCPGWKQEGQECPAALCTGADACREGEVCVRPGVCRCRPGFFGANCIARCPDQYWGPDCKESCACHPNGKCDPANGECRCHPGWWGPLCQSVCPCGPRGRCDPLTGVCHCEPGWWAPDCRRQCPCNLSGSRCDPVTGRCLCHQGWWGRRCSSLCSCHGSPCAQETGRCECRAGQWGAACQASCQCLHGTCAPQDGRCTCHAGYQGDSCKDPCPAGKYGMQCMQSCGHCQDLKACFPVDGSCPACDPGWNGTHCKQPCPPGHHGGNCALLCPPGCRRGESCHPETGECRSCKAGLTGASCNWTCPEGSHGPNCSEPCQCGGRLCHPVTGDCQWRQNQAALLAGILTPLILLVLLCMCCCCCCCSESTPMDARSAAAEGDPISRMKHHVLGTLANLSPALPCFSLGGYKLPRVTVSHHDAEIPFNPSFIEPPSAAWPSDSSFSSSFDTDDDQEDPASPAQEAAGAEHQPGFPPEEPALNSEPFTIPRTSSIAKAKRPSVSFAEGTRFISQSPRGSTEALNPTWKAKAPWGSARATSLQQPTADPAGQEGLPAMGDSPGGCYENVEAGGREEGSHRPCSSSSSSSTQRSSSGGHRKRGNSSQHVAQRVEALEAASKAQAKGPSVTTIYVTVGKAGGEGPVQAVLQRLGSLQRARQLPREEAQQRPRRRSLEGLLQKPPRRRGLLDSEGDAGRLLPQSGTGQEAATMLCAEASTPEEEAEAQGFPRGPGASAGGESGGSSESPSSHNQAGGARGGPLLEKEEPKYENVSGWSSSP, encoded by the exons ATGGAGCGCTGGGCCCTGCCGCTATTCCTCTGCCTCCAGGCGCTGGGCTTGGGGGTCGGGAGCAGCAGCCCTGACCTGGACCCCAGTGGGAGAAACGTCTGCAGGTCCAGCAG CCACCCGCCAGTCTTCACCTGCTGCCCAGGATGGAAACAGGAGGGCCAGGAGTGCCCAGCTG CACTCTGCACGGGAGCAGACGCCTGCCGGGAGGGGGAAGTCTGTGTGCGCCCGGGGGTTTGCCGCTGCCGGCCTGGATTCTTTGGGGCCAACTGCATTGCAC gcTGCCCCGACCAGTACTGGGGTCCGGACTGCAAAGAGAGCTGCGCTTGCCACCCCAACGGGAAGTGCGACCCGGCCAATGGAGAGTGCCGCTGCCACCCTGGGTGGTGGGGCCCCCTCTGCCAGTCCGTGTGCCCGTGTGGCCCCAGAGGCCGCTGCGACCCCCTCACCGGGGTCTGCCATTGCGAGCCAGGCTGGTGGGCGCCCGACTGCAGGCGCCAGTGCCCTTGCAACCTCTCCGGCTCCCGCTGCGACCCCGTGACGGGCCGCTGCCTCTGCCACCAGGGCTGGTGGGGCAGGAGGTGCTCCTCGCTCTGCAGCTGCCACGGCTCCCCCTGTGCCCAGGAGACCGGCCGGTGCGAATGCCGCGCGGGGCAGTGGGGGGCAGCCTGCCAGGCCAGCTGCCAGTGCCTGCACGGGACCTGTGCCCCCCAGGACGGGCGGTGCACCTGCCACGCCGGCTACCAGGGCGACAGCTGCAAGGACCCCTGCCCTGCTGGGAAATACGGGATGCAGTGCATGCAAAG CTGCGGCCACTGCCAGGACCTCAAGGCCTGCTTTCCCGTGGACGGATCGTGCCCAGCTTGTGACCCGGGCTGGAACGGGACCCACTGCAAGCAGCCATGCCCACCTGGGCACCATGGGGGGAACTGTGCCCTGCTTTGCCCTCCCGGCTGCCGGCGAGGAGAGAGCTGCCACCCAGAGACAGGGGAATGCCGGAGCTGCAAAGCAGGCCTCACAGGTGCCAG CTGCAACTGGACCTGCCCTGAAGGGTCTCATGGCCCCAACTGCTCGGAGCCCTGCCAGTGTGGGGGGCGCCTGTGCCACCCTGTCACCGGGGACTGCCAGTGGA GACAGAACCAGGCAGCCCTCTTAGCAGGAATCCTGACCCCTTTAATTCTCCTCGTCCTCCTCTgtatgtgttgctgctgctgctgctgctctgagtCCACCCCGATGGACGCCAG GTCGGCAGCTGCGGAGGGAGACCCCATCTCCCGCATGAAGCACCACGTTCTGGGGACGTTGGCCAACCTCAGCCCCGCCTTGCCCTGCTTCTCCTTGGGGGGCTACAAGCTCCCACGTGTGACAG TCTCCCACCATGACGCCGAGATCCCCTTCAACCCCAGCTTCATTGAGCCCCCGTCAGCCGCCTGGCCTTCGgacagctccttctcctcctcctttgacACAGACGACGACCAGGAGGACCCAGCCTCCCCTGCCCAGGAAG CGGCCGGTGCTGAGCACCAGCCAGGATTCCCCCCGGAGGAGCCAGCCTTGAACTCAGAGCCCTTCACCATCCCCCGCACCTCCAGCATTGCCAAGGCCAAGCGCCCCTCCGTCTCCTTCGCAGAAGGCACCCGCTTCATCTCTCAGAGCCCCAGAGGCTCCACGGAGGCCCTGAACCCCACCTGGAAGGCCAAGGCCCCCTGGGGCTCAGCCCGAGCCACCTCCTTGCAGCAGCCCACAGCGGACCCTGCTGGGCAGGAGGGCCTCCCTGCCATGGGCGATTCGCCAGGGGGATGCTACGAGAACGTGGAGGCCGGTGGTCGGGAGGAAGGGAGCCACagaccctgctcctcctcctcctcctcctccacgcaGAGGAGCAGCTCCGGGGGCCACAGGAAGCGGGGAAACAGCTCCCAGCACGTGGCCCAAAGAGTGGAAGCCCTGGAGGCTGCCTCCAAAGCACAGGCCAAGGGCCCCAGCGTCACCACCATCTACGTGACCGTGGGCAAGGCGGGGGGCGAGGGGCCGGTGCAAGCTGTCCTGCAGCGGCTGGGGAGCCTGCAGAGGGCCAGGCAACTGCCCAGGGAGGAGGCGCAGCAGCGGCCAAGGAGAAGGAGCCTGGAGGGCCTCCTCCAGAAGCCGCCACGGAGGAGAGGGCTGCTGGACTCCGAGGGGGATGCCGGGAGGCTGCTGCCCCAAAGTGGGACTGGCCAGGAGGCTGCCACCATGCTCTGTGCTGAAGCCAGCACCCcggaggaggaggctgaggccCAGGGCTTTCCCAGGGGGCCAGGAGCTTCTGCTGGTGGAGAGAGCGGCGGCAGCAGTGAGTCACCCAGCAGCCACAACCAGGCTGGAGGAGCTAGAGGAGGCCCTTtgctggagaaggaggagccaaAGTATGAGAATGTCTCCGGGTGGTCTAGCTCTCCGTAG
- the SCARF1 gene encoding scavenger receptor class F member 1 isoform X1, which yields MERWALPLFLCLQALGLGVGSSSPDLDPSGRNVCRSSSHPPVFTCCPGWKQEGQECPAALCTGADACREGEVCVRPGVCRCRPGFFGANCIARCPDQYWGPDCKESCACHPNGKCDPANGECRCHPGWWGPLCQSVCPCGPRGRCDPLTGVCHCEPGWWAPDCRRQCPCNLSGSRCDPVTGRCLCHQGWWGRRCSSLCSCHGSPCAQETGRCECRAGQWGAACQASCQCLHGTCAPQDGRCTCHAGYQGDSCKDPCPAGKYGMQCMQSCGHCQDLKACFPVDGSCPACDPGWNGTHCKQPCPPGHHGGNCALLCPPGCRRGESCHPETGECRSCKAGLTGARCELSCPEGLFGDGCRFACPDCFNGSCDPASGACVCQAGFWGTSCNWTCPEGSHGPNCSEPCQCGGRLCHPVTGDCQWRQNQAALLAGILTPLILLVLLCMCCCCCCCSESTPMDARSAAAEGDPISRMKHHVLGTLANLSPALPCFSLGGYKLPRVTVSHHDAEIPFNPSFIEPPSAAWPSDSSFSSSFDTDDDQEDPASPAQEAAGAEHQPGFPPEEPALNSEPFTIPRTSSIAKAKRPSVSFAEGTRFISQSPRGSTEALNPTWKAKAPWGSARATSLQQPTADPAGQEGLPAMGDSPGGCYENVEAGGREEGSHRPCSSSSSSSTQRSSSGGHRKRGNSSQHVAQRVEALEAASKAQAKGPSVTTIYVTVGKAGGEGPVQAVLQRLGSLQRARQLPREEAQQRPRRRSLEGLLQKPPRRRGLLDSEGDAGRLLPQSGTGQEAATMLCAEASTPEEEAEAQGFPRGPGASAGGESGGSSESPSSHNQAGGARGGPLLEKEEPKYENVSGWSSSP from the exons ATGGAGCGCTGGGCCCTGCCGCTATTCCTCTGCCTCCAGGCGCTGGGCTTGGGGGTCGGGAGCAGCAGCCCTGACCTGGACCCCAGTGGGAGAAACGTCTGCAGGTCCAGCAG CCACCCGCCAGTCTTCACCTGCTGCCCAGGATGGAAACAGGAGGGCCAGGAGTGCCCAGCTG CACTCTGCACGGGAGCAGACGCCTGCCGGGAGGGGGAAGTCTGTGTGCGCCCGGGGGTTTGCCGCTGCCGGCCTGGATTCTTTGGGGCCAACTGCATTGCAC gcTGCCCCGACCAGTACTGGGGTCCGGACTGCAAAGAGAGCTGCGCTTGCCACCCCAACGGGAAGTGCGACCCGGCCAATGGAGAGTGCCGCTGCCACCCTGGGTGGTGGGGCCCCCTCTGCCAGTCCGTGTGCCCGTGTGGCCCCAGAGGCCGCTGCGACCCCCTCACCGGGGTCTGCCATTGCGAGCCAGGCTGGTGGGCGCCCGACTGCAGGCGCCAGTGCCCTTGCAACCTCTCCGGCTCCCGCTGCGACCCCGTGACGGGCCGCTGCCTCTGCCACCAGGGCTGGTGGGGCAGGAGGTGCTCCTCGCTCTGCAGCTGCCACGGCTCCCCCTGTGCCCAGGAGACCGGCCGGTGCGAATGCCGCGCGGGGCAGTGGGGGGCAGCCTGCCAGGCCAGCTGCCAGTGCCTGCACGGGACCTGTGCCCCCCAGGACGGGCGGTGCACCTGCCACGCCGGCTACCAGGGCGACAGCTGCAAGGACCCCTGCCCTGCTGGGAAATACGGGATGCAGTGCATGCAAAG CTGCGGCCACTGCCAGGACCTCAAGGCCTGCTTTCCCGTGGACGGATCGTGCCCAGCTTGTGACCCGGGCTGGAACGGGACCCACTGCAAGCAGCCATGCCCACCTGGGCACCATGGGGGGAACTGTGCCCTGCTTTGCCCTCCCGGCTGCCGGCGAGGAGAGAGCTGCCACCCAGAGACAGGGGAATGCCGGAGCTGCAAAGCAGGCCTCACAGGTGCCAG GTGTGAGCTCTCCTGCCCAGAGGGCTTGTTTGGAGATGGATGCCGGTTTGCCTGCCCAGACTGCTTCAACGGGAGCTGCGACCCGGCCTCTGGGGCCTGCGTGTGCCAGGCTGGGTTCTGGGGCAccag CTGCAACTGGACCTGCCCTGAAGGGTCTCATGGCCCCAACTGCTCGGAGCCCTGCCAGTGTGGGGGGCGCCTGTGCCACCCTGTCACCGGGGACTGCCAGTGGA GACAGAACCAGGCAGCCCTCTTAGCAGGAATCCTGACCCCTTTAATTCTCCTCGTCCTCCTCTgtatgtgttgctgctgctgctgctgctctgagtCCACCCCGATGGACGCCAG GTCGGCAGCTGCGGAGGGAGACCCCATCTCCCGCATGAAGCACCACGTTCTGGGGACGTTGGCCAACCTCAGCCCCGCCTTGCCCTGCTTCTCCTTGGGGGGCTACAAGCTCCCACGTGTGACAG TCTCCCACCATGACGCCGAGATCCCCTTCAACCCCAGCTTCATTGAGCCCCCGTCAGCCGCCTGGCCTTCGgacagctccttctcctcctcctttgacACAGACGACGACCAGGAGGACCCAGCCTCCCCTGCCCAGGAAG CGGCCGGTGCTGAGCACCAGCCAGGATTCCCCCCGGAGGAGCCAGCCTTGAACTCAGAGCCCTTCACCATCCCCCGCACCTCCAGCATTGCCAAGGCCAAGCGCCCCTCCGTCTCCTTCGCAGAAGGCACCCGCTTCATCTCTCAGAGCCCCAGAGGCTCCACGGAGGCCCTGAACCCCACCTGGAAGGCCAAGGCCCCCTGGGGCTCAGCCCGAGCCACCTCCTTGCAGCAGCCCACAGCGGACCCTGCTGGGCAGGAGGGCCTCCCTGCCATGGGCGATTCGCCAGGGGGATGCTACGAGAACGTGGAGGCCGGTGGTCGGGAGGAAGGGAGCCACagaccctgctcctcctcctcctcctcctccacgcaGAGGAGCAGCTCCGGGGGCCACAGGAAGCGGGGAAACAGCTCCCAGCACGTGGCCCAAAGAGTGGAAGCCCTGGAGGCTGCCTCCAAAGCACAGGCCAAGGGCCCCAGCGTCACCACCATCTACGTGACCGTGGGCAAGGCGGGGGGCGAGGGGCCGGTGCAAGCTGTCCTGCAGCGGCTGGGGAGCCTGCAGAGGGCCAGGCAACTGCCCAGGGAGGAGGCGCAGCAGCGGCCAAGGAGAAGGAGCCTGGAGGGCCTCCTCCAGAAGCCGCCACGGAGGAGAGGGCTGCTGGACTCCGAGGGGGATGCCGGGAGGCTGCTGCCCCAAAGTGGGACTGGCCAGGAGGCTGCCACCATGCTCTGTGCTGAAGCCAGCACCCcggaggaggaggctgaggccCAGGGCTTTCCCAGGGGGCCAGGAGCTTCTGCTGGTGGAGAGAGCGGCGGCAGCAGTGAGTCACCCAGCAGCCACAACCAGGCTGGAGGAGCTAGAGGAGGCCCTTtgctggagaaggaggagccaaAGTATGAGAATGTCTCCGGGTGGTCTAGCTCTCCGTAG
- the SCARF1 gene encoding scavenger receptor class F member 1 isoform X2 has protein sequence MERWALPLFLCLQALGLGVGSSSPDLDPSGRNVCRSSSHPPVFTCCPGWKQEGQECPAALCTGADACREGEVCVRPGVCRCRPGFFGANCIARCPDQYWGPDCKESCACHPNGKCDPANGECRCHPGWWGPLCQSVCPCGPRGRCDPLTGVCHCEPGWWAPDCRRQCPCNLSGSRCDPVTGRCLCHQGWWGRRCSSLCSCHGSPCAQETGRCECRAGQWGAACQASCQCLHGTCAPQDGRCTCHAGYQGDSCKDPCPAGKYGMQCMQSCGHCQDLKACFPVDGSCPACDPGWNGTHCKQPCPPGHHGGNCALLCPPGCRRGESCHPETGECRSCKAGLTGVSSPAQRACLEMDAGLPAQTASTGAATRPLGPACARLGSGAPGQNQAALLAGILTPLILLVLLCMCCCCCCCSESTPMDARSAAAEGDPISRMKHHVLGTLANLSPALPCFSLGGYKLPRVTVSHHDAEIPFNPSFIEPPSAAWPSDSSFSSSFDTDDDQEDPASPAQEAAGAEHQPGFPPEEPALNSEPFTIPRTSSIAKAKRPSVSFAEGTRFISQSPRGSTEALNPTWKAKAPWGSARATSLQQPTADPAGQEGLPAMGDSPGGCYENVEAGGREEGSHRPCSSSSSSSTQRSSSGGHRKRGNSSQHVAQRVEALEAASKAQAKGPSVTTIYVTVGKAGGEGPVQAVLQRLGSLQRARQLPREEAQQRPRRRSLEGLLQKPPRRRGLLDSEGDAGRLLPQSGTGQEAATMLCAEASTPEEEAEAQGFPRGPGASAGGESGGSSESPSSHNQAGGARGGPLLEKEEPKYENVSGWSSSP, from the exons ATGGAGCGCTGGGCCCTGCCGCTATTCCTCTGCCTCCAGGCGCTGGGCTTGGGGGTCGGGAGCAGCAGCCCTGACCTGGACCCCAGTGGGAGAAACGTCTGCAGGTCCAGCAG CCACCCGCCAGTCTTCACCTGCTGCCCAGGATGGAAACAGGAGGGCCAGGAGTGCCCAGCTG CACTCTGCACGGGAGCAGACGCCTGCCGGGAGGGGGAAGTCTGTGTGCGCCCGGGGGTTTGCCGCTGCCGGCCTGGATTCTTTGGGGCCAACTGCATTGCAC gcTGCCCCGACCAGTACTGGGGTCCGGACTGCAAAGAGAGCTGCGCTTGCCACCCCAACGGGAAGTGCGACCCGGCCAATGGAGAGTGCCGCTGCCACCCTGGGTGGTGGGGCCCCCTCTGCCAGTCCGTGTGCCCGTGTGGCCCCAGAGGCCGCTGCGACCCCCTCACCGGGGTCTGCCATTGCGAGCCAGGCTGGTGGGCGCCCGACTGCAGGCGCCAGTGCCCTTGCAACCTCTCCGGCTCCCGCTGCGACCCCGTGACGGGCCGCTGCCTCTGCCACCAGGGCTGGTGGGGCAGGAGGTGCTCCTCGCTCTGCAGCTGCCACGGCTCCCCCTGTGCCCAGGAGACCGGCCGGTGCGAATGCCGCGCGGGGCAGTGGGGGGCAGCCTGCCAGGCCAGCTGCCAGTGCCTGCACGGGACCTGTGCCCCCCAGGACGGGCGGTGCACCTGCCACGCCGGCTACCAGGGCGACAGCTGCAAGGACCCCTGCCCTGCTGGGAAATACGGGATGCAGTGCATGCAAAG CTGCGGCCACTGCCAGGACCTCAAGGCCTGCTTTCCCGTGGACGGATCGTGCCCAGCTTGTGACCCGGGCTGGAACGGGACCCACTGCAAGCAGCCATGCCCACCTGGGCACCATGGGGGGAACTGTGCCCTGCTTTGCCCTCCCGGCTGCCGGCGAGGAGAGAGCTGCCACCCAGAGACAGGGGAATGCCGGAGCTGCAAAGCAGGCCTCACAG GTGTGAGCTCTCCTGCCCAGAGGGCTTGTTTGGAGATGGATGCCGGTTTGCCTGCCCAGACTGCTTCAACGGGAGCTGCGACCCGGCCTCTGGGGCCTGCGTGTGCCAGGCTGGGTTCTGGGGCAccag GACAGAACCAGGCAGCCCTCTTAGCAGGAATCCTGACCCCTTTAATTCTCCTCGTCCTCCTCTgtatgtgttgctgctgctgctgctgctctgagtCCACCCCGATGGACGCCAG GTCGGCAGCTGCGGAGGGAGACCCCATCTCCCGCATGAAGCACCACGTTCTGGGGACGTTGGCCAACCTCAGCCCCGCCTTGCCCTGCTTCTCCTTGGGGGGCTACAAGCTCCCACGTGTGACAG TCTCCCACCATGACGCCGAGATCCCCTTCAACCCCAGCTTCATTGAGCCCCCGTCAGCCGCCTGGCCTTCGgacagctccttctcctcctcctttgacACAGACGACGACCAGGAGGACCCAGCCTCCCCTGCCCAGGAAG CGGCCGGTGCTGAGCACCAGCCAGGATTCCCCCCGGAGGAGCCAGCCTTGAACTCAGAGCCCTTCACCATCCCCCGCACCTCCAGCATTGCCAAGGCCAAGCGCCCCTCCGTCTCCTTCGCAGAAGGCACCCGCTTCATCTCTCAGAGCCCCAGAGGCTCCACGGAGGCCCTGAACCCCACCTGGAAGGCCAAGGCCCCCTGGGGCTCAGCCCGAGCCACCTCCTTGCAGCAGCCCACAGCGGACCCTGCTGGGCAGGAGGGCCTCCCTGCCATGGGCGATTCGCCAGGGGGATGCTACGAGAACGTGGAGGCCGGTGGTCGGGAGGAAGGGAGCCACagaccctgctcctcctcctcctcctcctccacgcaGAGGAGCAGCTCCGGGGGCCACAGGAAGCGGGGAAACAGCTCCCAGCACGTGGCCCAAAGAGTGGAAGCCCTGGAGGCTGCCTCCAAAGCACAGGCCAAGGGCCCCAGCGTCACCACCATCTACGTGACCGTGGGCAAGGCGGGGGGCGAGGGGCCGGTGCAAGCTGTCCTGCAGCGGCTGGGGAGCCTGCAGAGGGCCAGGCAACTGCCCAGGGAGGAGGCGCAGCAGCGGCCAAGGAGAAGGAGCCTGGAGGGCCTCCTCCAGAAGCCGCCACGGAGGAGAGGGCTGCTGGACTCCGAGGGGGATGCCGGGAGGCTGCTGCCCCAAAGTGGGACTGGCCAGGAGGCTGCCACCATGCTCTGTGCTGAAGCCAGCACCCcggaggaggaggctgaggccCAGGGCTTTCCCAGGGGGCCAGGAGCTTCTGCTGGTGGAGAGAGCGGCGGCAGCAGTGAGTCACCCAGCAGCCACAACCAGGCTGGAGGAGCTAGAGGAGGCCCTTtgctggagaaggaggagccaaAGTATGAGAATGTCTCCGGGTGGTCTAGCTCTCCGTAG